CGTTCAGGTTCGCGGCCACGCGGGCGTTGAACTGCAGTTCCTGGGCGCCGAGGTTGTCGGTGTAGTCCGAGCCGAGGATCACCATCGTGTCGTAGTGCGCGGCGACCTCGTTGTAGCGCTGCAGGATGGTGGCCAGCGCCGCGTCGGCGTCGGCGCGGACGTCCTCGTAGGTGACGCCGAACGCCTCGTCGTAGTCCTCGTGGACGACCGGCTGGTGCACCAGCGTGGACAGGATCTGGTCGGGTTGATCGCCGCCCGTGATCAGGGGGCGGAACACCCCGACCGATTCGACCTCGCGCGTGAGCGCGTCCAGGATGCCGAGGGCGACCACCGACTTCCCTGTCAGGCCCTCCGGTGCGAGTACATAGATGCTCCGAGTCACGAGGGTCAGGCTACCGGTCGGACGCCGATCCGTGCGGCCCGAGGTGACCGCGATCTCCACGCAACGCCCCCGTTGCCCGGATGGCGGACCGGCGTCCCGCCCAGTGGGCAGGCCGGCGGGGTCGCTCCCCTTGTCGGATCAGAGTCGCGCGCGCAGCCACGCGATCTGGTCGGCGTGCGACACGTCTGCGGTCGGGGTCTCGAGAATGACCGGGGCGCCCGCCTCGCGGACGACCGAGACCAGGTAGTCGGCCTCGCACTCGCCGGCGCCCAGCACGGCGTGCCGGTCCGCGCCCGAGCCCGCGGCGTCCCGGGAATCGTTGAGGTGGACCAGATCGATGCGTCCGGTGATGCCCTTGATGGCGTCCACCAAGCCGTCGGGATCCAGCCCGCCGGCGTGCGCGTGGCAGGTGTCGAGGCAGAATCCGACGTTCTCGATGCCCTTGGCGTCGGCGATGGTGTCCCAGAGTCGGGCGATCCTCTCGAGCTGGCGGGCCATCGCGTTGGCGCCACCGGCGGTGTTCTCGATGAAGATCGGGACGGTCAGGTCCAGGCCCTCGATGGCCTTGCGCCAGTTGTCGAAGCCGACCTGGGGGTCGTCGCCGTTGTTGACGTGGCCGCCGTGCACGATGACGCCGCGGGCGCCGACCTCGGTGGCCAGCTTCACCTGCTTGGCGAGGATCTGCCGGCTCGGGATCCGGATCCGGTTGTTGGTGGTCGCGACGTTGATGACGTACGGCGCGTGGATGAACAGGCCCACCCCGGCCGCCTCGGCGTCCGCCTTCAGGCCGGCGGCGCCGCCCGGATGCGGGACGGCGTGGCCCTTCCAGGCCTGCGGGTCGCCCAGGAACGTCTGCGCGATCGGGAAGCCGTCGGCGTGCGCGGCGGCGATCGGGTCGTCGACGTGGCCGCCGATCTCGATGCTCATGCGCTCAGCCCGCCCAGCACGTCCATGGCCTCGTCGACGTGCGCGATCGGGACCAGGAGGTGGTCGTGGTAGAAGCCGGCGATCACGTTGCACGACAGCCCGACGCGGGCCAGCGCCGTGCTGACCGCGGCGGTGATGCCGACGGCCTGCAGCGACGTGTGCGCCTCCAGGGTGATCCAGCCGAACACCCCGTCGTAGGCGAGCCGATGCTCGTCGGCGATCGCCTGGTCCAGCACGAGCGTGGTGCCCTCGTCCTCGACGATGCGCGCGTGGAACGCGACGTCGGGCGGGTTCTCGCTGGTCACGTAGACGTAGGAGCCCTGCCGGACGTAGGGGCGCAGCGCGCCGAGGATCTCGTGCAGATCGGTCATTCCCGCCATGGCGTCAGTCTAGGGTGGCGAGCGCGCTCAGAGCCGCGGCACTCGAGTGCCGCCGGCTCCGACCCGGGGGACCGGGCTCAGCCGGCGACGCCGGAGGCGTCCGACCAGACGAAGGCGGGGACGGCCCGGATGAGCCGCCGGGCCGACTCCGTGTGACGTAGCACGGCGTCCGGGCCGTGGTAGCCGGTCAGGCCCAGGACGAGGTCGCGCCCGAAGAACTGCCAGGTCGCCTCCTTGGGCGGCAGTTCGGAGACGAGCGCGCGCACCTCGTCGGTGAGGATCGCGTGCGCCTGCCGCTCGTCGCTCGCCAGCACCCCCCAGCCCTTCGCGAAGGCGGGCGAGTCGGATGCCATCCCGCGCAGATCGAGGGCGACCCGGCCGCGCACGTCGAGCGGGGCGACGGCGGCCGGCAGGTCCAGCACGATCACCTGGCGGCGGCGGAACTGCTCCCAGACCACGGCAGCCTCGTCGACCGCCCACTCGGCCTCGAACGTCAGGAACGGGACGCCCTCCAGCGTGCCGCTGGCCACGTTGCGGGCCGAGTGCAGGGCGGTCGGCGTCCGACCCGCTCGCGGCACCGGGCCCTCCTCGAGGTTCCAGCGCTCCGCCAGATCGGGACGGTTCTCCTCGAATCTCAGCCCGTGCTCGGAGGCGAACCGCCGCCACGAGGCGGCGCGCCCTCGCGCCGCAGCGCGCGGACGGGCGTGTTGAGCAGCCATCCGGACAGCCGGACGAGCGCCGGCCCGCCGGCGAAGACCCTGAACGTGCGCATCCCTCGAACCTAACCGACCGCGTCGGCTGAGCCGAACGGTGTCCGGCCGGCTTGCCGAACAGCTGCGCCGCCCTCGCCGCGGCGTCCGCGGCGCTAGGGTGTCCGTGCCAGTCAAGCTCACGCGAGCCCAGGGAACCCGGTGCGAATCCGGGACTGACGCGCAGCGGTGAGGGGGACGGACGGGGCGTGCCGCGATGCGGCCACCACTGGGGCGGACGCCCTGGGAAGGTGCTCCGGCCGGACGATCCCGAGTCCGAAAACCTGCTGGCCCACGCGGGGAGCCCCGCGCGGTCACCGTCGGGCCCACGCGCAGCCAGCCCCCTGACCTGAACAGGTGGAACCATGTCCGTCCTCATCCGCGACCGCGCCGACCGCTGCCCGGGGATCCTGCGTCCGTGGCCCGCCGCCGACGGGCTGCTGGTCCGCGTCCGGCTCGTCGGTGGGCGCATCACCGCCCGCCAGCTGCGCGGCCTGAGTGTCGCGGCGACCGTTTTCGGCGACGGCTGCGTCCGGCCCACGACCCGCGCGAACCTGCAGTTGCGCGCGTTCCCGGGCACCGACGGCGTCCTGGACGCCGACGCGCTGGCCGCCATCGAGGCCAGCGGGCTGCTGCCCGCGCCGGCACACGACCGGGTCCGCAACATCACCGTGTCGCCGCAGACAGGCCTCGCCGGCGGCCGCGCCGACCTGCGTCCGCTGGCCGCCGACCTGGACGCGCAGATCGTCGCCAGCGACGTGCTGCCCGGCCTGCCCGGCAAGTTCGCGTTCGTGCTGGACGACGGCCGCGGCGACCTGATCGACCGGCCCTGCGACGTCGGCCTCGTCGCCCTGGACGCCGAGACGGTCCAGCTCCGCGTCGGCGAGCACTACGGGGCGGTCGTCCCGCTGGCCGCGGCCGCCCGCGAACTCATCGCGCTGGCTGAGCTGTTCTGCGCCGCCCGCGGCACCGGCCCGACCGCGCCCTGGCACACCTACGAGATGGCATCCCCCCTGGTCGCCCCGGTGGACCCCGACCCGCGCGTCCCGCAGGCCACCGGGCCGCTGCCGTTCGGTCCCGTGCCCGGCGGGCTGCACGCGCCGGTGGGCGATGACGGCCTCGACCCCGCCGACGTCGACGCCCTGCTCGCCGGCGTGGACGAGGTGGTGTTCACGCCGTGGAAGGGCGTCCTGATCCCGTCCCCCACGCAGGTGGCGTCCTCGACGCACGGTGGTGCGGCGCAGGCGGACGCCGGCGGCTCGGACGCGGGGCAGCGGTGAGCGGGCTGCGACGTCCGGCCCGGCGCTACCCCTACGTGGACGCAGGGGCGGACATCTACGTCGACTCGTTCGCGACCATCCGCCGCGAGGCCGACCTGACCGGCGTCCCCGCGGACGCGGAGAAGGTCGCCGTCCGGATGATCCACGGCTCGGGGCAGGTCGACCTGGCCCGCGACCTGGTCGTCCACCCGGGCCTGCTCGCCGCCGCCCGCGGCGCGCTGGAGGCGGGAGCGCCGATCCTGTGCGACGCCACCATGGTCGCCACCGGCGTCACCGCGTCCCGGCTCCCGGCGTCCAACGACGTGATCTGCCTGCTGAACGACCCACGTGTGCCCGACCTGGCCCGCGCGTTCGGCACCACCCGCTCGGCCGCCGCGGTCTCGCTGTGGGAGCCGATGCTCGCGGGCGCGGTCGTCGCCATCGGCAACGCGCCCACCGCGCTGTTCCACCTGCTGGAGCTGATCCTGGACGGCGGTCCGCGCCCGGCGGCGATCGTCGGCTGCCCGGTCGGCTTCATCGGCGCGGCCGAGTCCAAGCAGGCGCTGGTCGACCTGGCCGCCGACCACGGCATCGACATCCCCTACGTGACCGTGCTGGGACGCCGCGGCGGCTCGGCGATGACGTCGTCGGCTTTGAACGCGCTGGCCCA
Above is a window of Propioniciclava coleopterorum DNA encoding:
- a CDS encoding deoxyribonuclease IV is translated as MSIEIGGHVDDPIAAAHADGFPIAQTFLGDPQAWKGHAVPHPGGAAGLKADAEAAGVGLFIHAPYVINVATTNNRIRIPSRQILAKQVKLATEVGARGVIVHGGHVNNGDDPQVGFDNWRKAIEGLDLTVPIFIENTAGGANAMARQLERIARLWDTIADAKGIENVGFCLDTCHAHAGGLDPDGLVDAIKGITGRIDLVHLNDSRDAAGSGADRHAVLGAGECEADYLVSVVREAGAPVILETPTADVSHADQIAWLRARL
- a CDS encoding nitrite reductase is translated as MSVLIRDRADRCPGILRPWPAADGLLVRVRLVGGRITARQLRGLSVAATVFGDGCVRPTTRANLQLRAFPGTDGVLDADALAAIEASGLLPAPAHDRVRNITVSPQTGLAGGRADLRPLAADLDAQIVASDVLPGLPGKFAFVLDDGRGDLIDRPCDVGLVALDAETVQLRVGEHYGAVVPLAAAARELIALAELFCAARGTGPTAPWHTYEMASPLVAPVDPDPRVPQATGPLPFGPVPGGLHAPVGDDGLDPADVDALLAGVDEVVFTPWKGVLIPSPTQVASSTHGGAAQADAGGSDAGQR
- a CDS encoding precorrin-8X methylmutase; the protein is MSGLRRPARRYPYVDAGADIYVDSFATIRREADLTGVPADAEKVAVRMIHGSGQVDLARDLVVHPGLLAAARGALEAGAPILCDATMVATGVTASRLPASNDVICLLNDPRVPDLARAFGTTRSAAAVSLWEPMLAGAVVAIGNAPTALFHLLELILDGGPRPAAIVGCPVGFIGAAESKQALVDLAADHGIDIPYVTVLGRRGGSAMTSSALNALAQEAE
- a CDS encoding ACT domain-containing protein; translated protein: MAGMTDLHEILGALRPYVRQGSYVYVTSENPPDVAFHARIVEDEGTTLVLDQAIADEHRLAYDGVFGWITLEAHTSLQAVGITAAVSTALARVGLSCNVIAGFYHDHLLVPIAHVDEAMDVLGGLSA